GTCCTCAAGACGGTCATCGCTGAAGACGCCACGGGGCAACGCAGCATGCAAGCATGGGCGTTGCCCGTCACTCGCATGCGGGTGGAGCGCATTCGCGGCGCCGACGGGACGGAAGGCTGGACGGTCACCTGGGTCGGGCGGGGGTGGCACAAAGACCTCGCTGCCTACCTGCGTTTTTTTGACACCGCCCTCGCCATCGGCGCGGAGCACAGCATGCTCATCGTCCCCTCTGTCAAAGCCCACTTGCCAGCATCGCCCGACGAAGCGTGGCGCGTGGACGAATACGATTTCACCGTCCGCGCTTTGTTGACGGTGTGGCGCAAGCATCACCCCGACACACCCATGCCGCTGGAGTTTGACTTCAGCCCCACGCTGGCGGGCAGCGATCGCGCCCAGCAACAGGCGACGATTTTGCAATGGTTGGCGATGGTGCCGCGACTGCTGCGCCGCGCCGCCGAGCGGGCGACGGGCTGCCCTGCGCCGCGCGTTTTGCGGGTGGGCATTAAGGTCTTCAACGCGCTGTTTGACGATGCTTTTCAACTGACGATGGTGCGGACGCTGCTTGCTGAAGCGGCGCAAGGCGACGGCGCCGATTTCCTCGTTTACGCCAACCGCCTTTTTGACCCGCACCGTGAATGGGACGGCGTGCGAGGCGTCGCTTACGGCGGACCCGATTTGAGCGCGCGCAACCTACGCGTGCTCCGCCAACTGGCAAAGCAGCGTTGGCGCGGGCAACTGCCTTGTTGGCTGCCCCTCAGCGGGACGGGCAATGTCAGCAGCGGCAGCATCGCTTTTCGCTACCTAACCTGCGGGTGCACCTCGCTGCAAATCCACACCTTTTTCCAGTTGCCGTTGTCCTGCTACGCCAAGCGGACGGGCAGCCGCATTGAACGGGCGCTGCACCAGTTGCTGTTAGCACCCGACGACGGTTTGTTGGCATGGCTGCTGTGGGCGAAAGAGCGGCTCGGTGTTGAGCCGCTGACCCTCGCCCACCTGACAGAACGGGATTGGAGCGACGGAATCGGCTGAACGAACGCGAAAGGGAGTGACGCGACGATGACAGAACCGCAGTTTCTGGACGAACTCCAATTTGACGCTAACGGGCTCATCCCTGTCGTCATTCAGGACGCAGACACGGGCGAAGTGCTCACCGTCGCTTACATGAACCGCGATGCCGTTCGGCTCACCTTTGAAACGGGCAAAACTTGGTTTTGGCGGCGGCGCCACCAAAAGTTGATGATGAAGGGCGAACGCTCTGGGCGTATCCAGCGCGTCCGCGACATTCTCGTGGACTGCGATGCGGACGCGTTGGTCATTAAGGTGGAGCAGATCGGCGGCGCCGCCTGCCACGAAGGTTATCCCAGTTGCTTCTTCCGCAAAGTCACGCCCGACGGCAAGTTGCAAGTCTTCCAACTGCGGGTCTTTGAGCCCCGCGAAGTCTACGGCGAACAAGGCGGTAAGGAATGAACGCACAACCTGTTGGCTTTTTGTGGGCGGGGGGAGGCTCTTGCTGCACCCTCCCGCGATGATGAAGGGAGCAAGGGATGATGCCGATGGTGCGAACCGTTTGTTTGGTCGTTTTGATGCTGACGGCACAAGGGACTTGGTCCCAGCAACCGTTGATGTCGCGCCCTGAGAAACCGCGGCAGCGGTCGGCAGCGGTGTTGGAGGAGGCGAAGCAGTGGGCGCAAAAGGGCAATTGGCAAGCGGTGCGCAGGGAACTGGAACCGTGGGTCAAGAGGCAACCCGACGACACAGCGGCGCGCAAACTGCTGACGGAAGCGCTGCTGCAACTGGGGGAGTTTTCGGCAGCGCTTCCGCACCTACGGTGGTTGGCGCAAAAGTTACCCAACGACCCGCGCCTTTGGGCGACGCTGGGACAGGTGCAGGAACGCTTAGGACAATTGGACGAAGCACGAACGGCGCTGCGTAAGGCAGTCCATTTGCGACCTGATGAGCCGGAGTTCCGCGTTCATCTTGCCCGCACGCTGATTGCGCTGGACGAATGGGACGCAGCGGCACATCACTTGCGTTGGCTGGCGCACCGTGTTCCCGATTGGGCGTCGGTGCAGTTTCACTTGGCGCTTTACTATGAGCGCAAAGGCGATTGGCGCAAGGCGCTGCACCATGCCAAACGCACGGTGCGGCTGTCCCCCAAAGAGCCTGAAGGGCGCTTGGCGCTGGCGCGCATCGCTTTACAGATGGGCGATGCGAAAACCGCTGCGGAGCAAGTGGAAGCGCTAACGCACCAATTTCCGACCGATGGGCGGTTGGCGATGGAGTGCGCCAAGTTGTTCGCCCAAGCCAACGATGCCGAGCGTGCCATCCGCTACTTTCGGCGCGCCCTACATTTGCAGCCTGACAACGCCGATGCCCATCGCGCTCTTGCCGACCTTTACAGCCAGCACAACGCGTGGGCGAAAGCGCTGTGGCATGTGCGCTGGTTAGCGCGGCGTTTCCCTGATGACGCGGAAATTGTCAAAGCGGAAGCACAATGCTGCGCACGGTTGCGGCGTTACCGCGAGGCAGAACGCAGTTTGCAGCGTTGGGCAAGGTTGCGTCCCGACGATTTTGAGCCGTTCGTGCATTTGGCACGATTGTATCGCGATTTGGGCGACGGGGCGAAGGCGCGGGTGGCTTACGATGACGCCCTTAAGCGGCGTCCGCCAGTGGAAGTCATTGCAGAAGCGGCAGAACTTGAAGGGCAGTTGGGTGAATTTGAGCGAGCGGCACAACTTTACGCGTGGGCGCAGCGGCGTCAACCCGACAACCCGCAGTGGCGAGCGTTGCGCGCCGAGGCTTTGATGAAAGCGAGACAATTTGACCGTGCAGGACGCATCCTGCGATCGGCGCTCAAGCGTTTCCCCGATGACATGCGGTTGAACGCTTTAATGGGCATCTGGCACGCCAAGCGCGTGGAGTGGGTGGAAGCCGAACCGTTTTTGCTTAGGGGTTTGGGACAAGGAGTAGCGGACAAGGGAAAGTTGACAAGGGGCAAAGGGCGAAAAGTTGAGGTATCACCCAGTTCGTCTCGCGCCGCCCGTTTCTCGTCCTTCGTCCCATCCCTTGATGCCGCCGGCGTTTTGGTGGAGATTTGGCTGTGTCAAGGGCGGGCGAAAGAAGCGGTGCGGTTGTGCGATGAGTTGCTGCGGCAGCAGCCGTCAGCAGAAGCGTTGATTTGGTGGGCGCAAGCGATGGATGAGTTGGGCAAAACGAAGGAGGCAGCGCAACGGTTAGAACGGTCGCAAATGTTTGCGCGCGACGAACGGGTTGCAAAGGCAACGGCGCGGTTGTGGGAACTGGCAAATGAGCCTGAACGGGCAGCACGCGTTTGGGAGCGGTGGGCGCAAGTCGTTCGTGACAAACGAGCGAAAGTCGCCGCGCTGGCGCAAGCAGCACAAGTGTGGGAGCACGCCGATCAAATCCCGAACGCGTTGGCGCTGCTGGACAAAGCGCAACGCATCGCAGATGAACCGCCACTGCAAGCGGAACGCATTCGGCTGATGCTGAAAGCCGATGCGCCTGCGGCGGCGTTGGAGGAGGCGGAGAAGTTGCTCGCGCAATTGCCGGACGAACCGCAAGCGGCGTTGCTTTACGCGGAAGCGGCGCTGCGGCTGTGGCGAGACAGCGCCTTTGAGCGGGTGGCAGAAAGATGGCAACGCAAGGCGCATCTTACAGGGGCATTGTTGCTGATTGCCGACCGCTTGAACCGGCGCGCGGAGGCTGAGGAATTGCTCAAAACCGCCGCTCACCAACTGTCGCCAAGCGCGCGCCGTCTCATGCAACGCTGGCTCAACGGCGCTCCTCGCGCTGCCAATCCCCGACCCCAAGTCGCCAGCCCTCCCGATTTGTTTCAACGGGCACAGCAAGCGGCAGGGCAGAACCGCATCGGTGAAGCGATGGAGTTGTGTCGCAAAGCGATCGCGCTGCAGCGCAATTTTTTGCCTGCCTACGAGTTGTTGTTGCAGATGTATCAACGGCAGAACGATTTAGCGCACGCTGTCAAAGGCTTCACGCTGTTGGCGAACCGTTATCGGGACGACTTGCCGTTGAACTTTGCGGCAGCGATAGCGTTGCAATTGAGCGGGCAGCATCGGCGCGCCGTCGCTTATTGGCGACGGGTTTGTGCCTTGACGGACAACGCACCAGACGCTATGGTGAAGTTGGCGGACAGTCTGCTGGCAGCACGCTACGATGCCCAAGCGGCGTGGTGCCGACGGTTCGTGCAGCGTTTGACGCGCTGGGAGAGTGACGGGGATGCGCACCATCCAAGTGCTGTATCGGCTGCAGATGACCGATTCGCGGCTGGCGGAAATTGACCGCATGTCAGCGACGCTGGACGAAGGCGATGCGTTGGAAGCGGAAATCAACCGACTGCTCAGCGAAGCCCGCGAGATGGAAGGGACCATCCGCAAGTTGCGACAGGAGTTATTGGACACCGAACTGGAATTGAACGCTGCGGAGACGAAGGTCCGGCAGATGGAAAACCGCCTTGCCAGCGGCGCCGTCCGCAACCCGCGTGAAGTGGAGCACCTGCAAGCCGAGTTGGACGAATTGCGGCGCCGCAAAGACCATTTGGAGGACCGCATGCTGGAGTTGATGCTGCAGTTGGAAGACAGCCAACAGCGGCTCAAGGCAACGGAAGCGCAGTTGCACGAACGGCAAGCCACGCGGCAAGAAGTCCGGGAACGCGCCCAGCGGTTGAAAGCGCAATTGGATCAGGAACGGACGGCGCTGCTGCAAGAGCGGGAACGGCTGCAGGCAATGGTGCCTGCGGAAGTGCTGTGGCGCTACGAGCGGCTCAAAGCCCGCTTGGGCGGCATCGCCGTCGCCAAGATTGAAGGCAACTTGTGCGGCGGCTGCCGCATCACAGTCACAGCGGAAGTGTGGCGGGCGCTGCGCGACCCTGAAGGGTTGCCGACCTGCGAAAACTGCGGGCGATTTTTGTATGCCGAAGAGCATTACCGTGCTGAATAACGGGGTTTATTCGGAGGGCGGCTCTCGGAGCCGCCGAAGAGCATCGGCGCGTCAGAGACGCGTCCTCCGAAGGTTGAAGGTTTGTTCGGAGGGCGGCTCTCCGAGCCGCCGAAGGAGAAATCGGCGCGTCAAGAGACGCGCCCTCCGAAGGTTGAAGGTTTGTTCGGAGGGCGGCTCTCCGAGCCGCCGAAGGAGAAATCGGCGCGTCAAGAGACGCGCCCTCCGAGTGTTGAGGGTTTGCTGGGAGGGCGGCTCTCCTGAGCCGCCGCAAGGAAATCGGCGCGTCAGGAGACGCGCCCTCCGAAGGTTGAAGGTTTGTTCGGAGGGCGGCTCTCGGAGCCGCCGCAAGGAAATCGGCGCGTCAGAGACGCGTCCTCCGAAGGTTGAAGGTTTGTTCGGAGGGCGGCTCTCGGAGCCGCCGCAGAGAGCAAGCGGCGCGTCAGGAGACGCGCCCTCCGAAGGTTGAAGGTTTGTTCGGAGGGCGGCTCTCTGAGCCGCCGCAGAGAGAGCAAGCGGCGCGTCAGGAGACGCGCCCTCCGAGGCAGAAAATGCAACTTAGTGCACCAACGCAGCGACGAAGCGGTCAACAGCAGTTTGCACTTGGCGCGTCGGCGCCGTGAAGTGATTGACCACCACGCTGAGTACCACCTCGCTTCCGTCACTGCGTTGCAGGTAACCGGACAGGGCGACGACATTGCCGACGAACCCTGTTTTGGCGATAAGGCGCTTTTCGGCGGGGGTGTTCCGAAAGCGGTTTGCCAATGTCCCATCCACACCGGCGATAGGCAAACTGTCACGGAACGCTTGTGCCCATGGGCGGGTGCGGGCGATTTGCAGCAGTTGCACCAACGCGCGGGGTGTGACCAAGTTGAGTCGCGATAAACCGCTGCCGTCCACAAGGCGCACATCGTCAGGGTCAATGCCCCACGCCTTCAGCCGGTCGCGCAAAATCGCCAACGCGGTCGCGATATCTCCCTGCCGGCGCTCATGGAAGGCGACGGCGCGCAACAACATTTCGGCGTAAAGGTTGTCGCTGACTTTGTTGAGCCAACGCACCAACGCGTGCAAGGGCGCAGATGTTGTTTCTGCAATGACCGTGGCGTGCGGGGGCGTGATGCCGACCTGGGGTTCCCCCTGCACTTGCACGCCTGCCTGCGTTAACAGGTGACAAAAAGTTTCAGCGATGTAATGAGGCACAGCGGGGACGCTGAGGCGAACAGTTTCAGGGTTGGCGGTAAGCGGGATGCGTCCCCAAAGATGGAGCGTGCGTTCCCACGAATCGCGCCAGACCGTCCAATCGCCCTCCTCATCGGTTGAGACAGTCTGGATGTGGTTGTCCAGCGACAACCATGTGGTCGGTGGCGTTAGGGTGACTTGTGCGGGAGAGCCGGCGGCGTCGGCGGGCGCGACTTGCAGCGTCACGGCGTTGCGGTCTAACGCCAACGCCCACACTTCAGGGGCATAGCC
The genomic region above belongs to bacterium HR17 and contains:
- the hisI gene encoding Phosphoribosyl-AMP cyclohydrolase, with amino-acid sequence MTEPQFLDELQFDANGLIPVVIQDADTGEVLTVAYMNRDAVRLTFETGKTWFWRRRHQKLMMKGERSGRIQRVRDILVDCDADALVIKVEQIGGAACHEGYPSCFFRKVTPDGKLQVFQLRVFEPREVYGEQGGKE
- the bepA_5 gene encoding Beta-barrel assembly-enhancing protease → MPMVRTVCLVVLMLTAQGTWSQQPLMSRPEKPRQRSAAVLEEAKQWAQKGNWQAVRRELEPWVKRQPDDTAARKLLTEALLQLGEFSAALPHLRWLAQKLPNDPRLWATLGQVQERLGQLDEARTALRKAVHLRPDEPEFRVHLARTLIALDEWDAAAHHLRWLAHRVPDWASVQFHLALYYERKGDWRKALHHAKRTVRLSPKEPEGRLALARIALQMGDAKTAAEQVEALTHQFPTDGRLAMECAKLFAQANDAERAIRYFRRALHLQPDNADAHRALADLYSQHNAWAKALWHVRWLARRFPDDAEIVKAEAQCCARLRRYREAERSLQRWARLRPDDFEPFVHLARLYRDLGDGAKARVAYDDALKRRPPVEVIAEAAELEGQLGEFERAAQLYAWAQRRQPDNPQWRALRAEALMKARQFDRAGRILRSALKRFPDDMRLNALMGIWHAKRVEWVEAEPFLLRGLGQGVADKGKLTRGKGRKVEVSPSSSRAARFSSFVPSLDAAGVLVEIWLCQGRAKEAVRLCDELLRQQPSAEALIWWAQAMDELGKTKEAAQRLERSQMFARDERVAKATARLWELANEPERAARVWERWAQVVRDKRAKVAALAQAAQVWEHADQIPNALALLDKAQRIADEPPLQAERIRLMLKADAPAAALEEAEKLLAQLPDEPQAALLYAEAALRLWRDSAFERVAERWQRKAHLTGALLLIADRLNRRAEAEELLKTAAHQLSPSARRLMQRWLNGAPRAANPRPQVASPPDLFQRAQQAAGQNRIGEAMELCRKAIALQRNFLPAYELLLQMYQRQNDLAHAVKGFTLLANRYRDDLPLNFAAAIALQLSGQHRRAVAYWRRVCALTDNAPDAMVKLADSLLAARYDAQAAWCRRFVQRLTRWESDGDAHHPSAVSAADDRFAAGGN
- the smc_2 gene encoding Chromosome partition protein Smc — its product is MRTIQVLYRLQMTDSRLAEIDRMSATLDEGDALEAEINRLLSEAREMEGTIRKLRQELLDTELELNAAETKVRQMENRLASGAVRNPREVEHLQAELDELRRRKDHLEDRMLELMLQLEDSQQRLKATEAQLHERQATRQEVRERAQRLKAQLDQERTALLQERERLQAMVPAEVLWRYERLKARLGGIAVAKIEGNLCGGCRITVTAEVWRALRDPEGLPTCENCGRFLYAEEHYRAE
- the dacC gene encoding D-alanyl-D-alanine carboxypeptidase DacC; this encodes MPVRRWCVSLVVLWLAVASAQSPQRALDALLNDPALKGAWVGVVVQTTTDPPHTLIAHNADKRFMPASNAKLFTSALALERLGADFVFVTPLLTDGKQDGDRLQGNLYLRGVGDPSLTRQRLQALAHAVAQKGLRTVTGDIIVDVSAFSDNRWGTGWAWDYLHYGYAPEVWALALDRNAVTLQVAPADAAGSPAQVTLTPPTTWLSLDNHIQTVSTDEEGDWTVWRDSWERTLHLWGRIPLTANPETVRLSVPAVPHYIAETFCHLLTQAGVQVQGEPQVGITPPHATVIAETTSAPLHALVRWLNKVSDNLYAEMLLRAVAFHERRQGDIATALAILRDRLKAWGIDPDDVRLVDGSGLSRLNLVTPRALVQLLQIARTRPWAQAFRDSLPIAGVDGTLANRFRNTPAEKRLIAKTGFVGNVVALSGYLQRSDGSEVVLSVVVNHFTAPTRQVQTAVDRFVAALVH